The following are from one region of the Denitrobacterium detoxificans genome:
- the fabG gene encoding 3-oxoacyl-[acyl-carrier-protein] reductase produces MQEQETPITRSAIVTGSGRGIGRAIALEFASRGYNVCVNCSSESSLESANDVASEIERDFGVRAIVAVANVASMEQTKAMVDTVLSEFGRVDVLVNNAGITRDGLIMRMKEEDFDSVIAVNLKGAFNCCKAVSRAMTKQRYGRIISLSSVVGVYGNAGQANYAASKAGIIGLTKSLAKELAGRGVTVNAVAPGFVETPMTDALTEKQRTAIIDRIGCGRLGQPEDVAHLVAFLAEEESSYITGQVVCVDGGLSE; encoded by the coding sequence ATGCAAGAACAGGAAACCCCCATTACCCGTTCGGCTATCGTAACGGGTTCGGGTCGCGGCATCGGTCGTGCCATCGCCCTGGAATTCGCCTCCAGGGGATACAACGTATGCGTGAACTGCTCGAGCGAATCGTCTCTGGAGAGCGCGAATGACGTGGCTTCCGAGATCGAGCGCGATTTTGGCGTACGTGCCATCGTGGCCGTTGCCAACGTTGCCAGCATGGAGCAGACCAAGGCCATGGTTGACACGGTGCTTTCCGAGTTCGGTCGCGTGGACGTGCTGGTGAACAATGCCGGCATCACGCGTGATGGCCTGATCATGCGCATGAAGGAAGAGGATTTCGACAGCGTTATCGCCGTGAATTTGAAGGGTGCGTTCAACTGCTGCAAGGCGGTTTCCCGTGCCATGACCAAGCAGCGCTACGGTCGCATCATCAGCCTTTCCAGCGTGGTGGGCGTATACGGCAATGCGGGGCAGGCCAATTATGCCGCTTCCAAGGCGGGCATCATCGGCCTTACCAAGTCCCTGGCAAAGGAGCTTGCCGGTCGCGGCGTCACGGTGAATGCCGTGGCTCCTGGCTTCGTGGAAACGCCCATGACCGATGCCCTCACTGAAAAGCAGCGCACGGCTATTATCGACCGCATCGGCTGCGGTCGCCTGGGCCAGCCCGAGGACGTGGCGCATCTGGTCGCATTCCTTGCTGAAGAAGAATCGAGCTATATCACCGGCCAGGTGGTATGCGTGGACGGAGGTCTTTCCGAATGA
- a CDS encoding ACP S-malonyltransferase, giving the protein MELNQTLSCVFMCSGQGSQKPGMGADLIDVPEVAQVFDCASDILGVDVRNLCTQAPAEELNETRNAQAAIATLSIGIATALIARGVQPQAVLGFSLGQISALAISGMLSVEDTFRLLAVRSEVMAKAAQQNEGVMSAFMKGTPEEVEEVCASCAQGQVLVPANYNSAAQIVVSGEVAAVERAEAAWKERGYKARRLATSGAFHSPLMQQAASEFSAYLETVQFSDPRVPLICNTDAQPLKAADAPAHLTAHLTHPVRFMQSVQELAAAGATSFVEVGFGGVLNNLVKRIDPNLDHVCVQDRASMEALIQNQA; this is encoded by the coding sequence ATGGAACTGAACCAGACGCTGTCATGCGTGTTCATGTGCTCGGGTCAGGGCTCTCAGAAGCCTGGCATGGGTGCCGACCTCATTGACGTGCCCGAAGTTGCCCAGGTGTTCGATTGCGCCAGTGACATACTCGGCGTAGACGTGCGTAATCTGTGCACGCAGGCCCCGGCAGAAGAGCTCAACGAGACGCGCAATGCGCAGGCTGCCATCGCCACGCTGTCCATTGGCATTGCCACGGCGCTTATTGCCCGTGGCGTGCAGCCGCAGGCGGTGTTGGGCTTTTCCCTGGGTCAGATTAGCGCGCTTGCCATTTCCGGCATGCTTTCGGTGGAAGACACGTTTCGCCTGCTGGCGGTTCGTTCCGAGGTCATGGCGAAGGCAGCGCAGCAAAACGAGGGCGTTATGAGCGCGTTCATGAAGGGCACTCCCGAAGAGGTCGAGGAGGTGTGCGCCAGCTGTGCGCAGGGGCAGGTGTTGGTTCCCGCCAATTACAACAGCGCAGCCCAAATCGTTGTCTCCGGCGAAGTTGCCGCCGTCGAGCGCGCGGAAGCCGCCTGGAAGGAGCGTGGCTACAAGGCCCGCCGTCTTGCCACGTCGGGAGCGTTCCACAGTCCGCTTATGCAGCAGGCTGCCAGCGAATTCTCCGCGTACCTGGAAACGGTTCAGTTCTCCGATCCTCGCGTGCCGCTCATCTGCAACACCGACGCCCAGCCCTTGAAGGCGGCCGATGCGCCGGCGCATCTTACCGCGCACCTTACGCATCCGGTGCGCTTCATGCAAAGCGTGCAGGAGCTTGCCGCGGCGGGCGCAACCAGCTTCGTGGAAGTGGGCTTTGGTGGAGTGCTGAATAATCTGGTGAAGCGCATAGATCCCAACCTGGATCATGTGTGCGTGCAAGATAGGGCCAGCATGGAAGCCCTCATCCAGAACCAAGCTTAG